Proteins from one Bradyrhizobium roseum genomic window:
- a CDS encoding flavin-dependent oxidoreductase, translating to MTVLIAGGGIGGLTLALSLHQIGVPVRVFESVPELRPLGVGINVLPHAVRELIELGLHDALDAHGVRTKELAYFSKHGKPIWSEPRGIEAGYKWPQFSIHRGTLQQILLDAAIERLGRENILTSHHLTGWSETENGVRAEFIDKATGKSQDAHDGALLIAADGIHSAVREKLYPKEGPPIWNGRILWRGVTDSDAFLSGRTMIMAGHEILKFVCYPISKQADSAGKFRINWVAERHMPPTYQWRREDYNRSAKLEEFLPWFKDWKFDWLDVPGLIENCSHAYEYPLVDRDPIPQWTFGRVTLMGDAAHPMYPIGSNGASQAILDARVITREILAKGATNAALLAYEAERRPATTDLVMLNRRNGPEQVMQMVEERAPDGYDVVTDVLSLKELEDIATNYKRVAGFQVEGLNAKPPIVQFAR from the coding sequence ATGACGGTTCTCATCGCGGGTGGCGGTATCGGCGGGCTGACGCTGGCCCTCAGCCTGCACCAGATCGGCGTACCGGTCCGGGTGTTCGAAAGCGTGCCCGAGCTGCGGCCGCTCGGCGTCGGCATCAACGTGCTGCCGCATGCGGTGCGCGAACTGATCGAGCTCGGCCTGCATGACGCACTCGATGCGCACGGCGTCCGCACCAAGGAACTCGCCTATTTCTCCAAGCACGGCAAGCCGATCTGGAGCGAGCCACGCGGCATCGAGGCTGGCTACAAATGGCCGCAATTCTCGATCCATCGCGGGACGCTGCAGCAGATCCTGCTCGACGCCGCGATCGAACGGCTGGGACGCGAGAACATTCTCACCAGCCACCATCTCACCGGCTGGAGCGAGACGGAGAACGGCGTGCGCGCCGAATTCATCGACAAGGCGACCGGAAAATCGCAAGACGCCCACGACGGTGCGCTGTTGATCGCGGCCGACGGCATTCATTCGGCGGTGCGCGAAAAGCTCTATCCGAAAGAAGGCCCACCGATCTGGAACGGGCGGATTCTCTGGCGCGGCGTCACCGACAGCGACGCCTTCCTGTCCGGCCGCACCATGATCATGGCCGGCCACGAGATCTTGAAATTCGTCTGCTACCCGATTTCCAAACAGGCCGACAGCGCCGGCAAGTTCAGGATCAACTGGGTGGCCGAGCGGCACATGCCGCCGACCTATCAATGGCGGCGCGAGGATTATAACCGCTCCGCAAAGCTCGAAGAGTTCCTGCCCTGGTTCAAGGACTGGAAATTCGACTGGCTCGACGTGCCCGGCCTGATCGAGAATTGTTCGCACGCCTACGAATACCCGCTGGTCGACCGCGATCCGATCCCGCAATGGACGTTCGGCCGCGTCACGCTGATGGGCGACGCCGCGCACCCGATGTACCCGATCGGCTCCAACGGCGCCTCGCAGGCCATTCTGGATGCGCGCGTCATCACCCGCGAAATTTTGGCAAAGGGGGCGACCAACGCCGCCCTGCTCGCCTATGAAGCCGAGCGGCGGCCTGCCACCACGGACCTCGTGATGCTCAACCGCCGCAACGGGCCCGAGCAGGTCATGCAGATGGTCGAGGAACGCGCGCCCGACGGCTACGACGTCGTCACCGACGTGCTGTCGCTCAAGGAGCTGGAAGACATCGCCACCAACTACAAGCGCGTCGCCGGCTTCCAGGTCGAAGGGCTCAACGCCAAGCCGCCGATCGTGCAGTTCGCGCGGTAA
- the mutY gene encoding A/G-specific adenine glycosylase — translation MHSIVATQKPAAADGAPRPALLLDWYDRHRRSLPWRPPAGERADPYRVWLSEIMLQQTGVKTVGPYFLKFLARWPDVTALGRASQDDVLRMWAGLGYYSRARNLHACAVAVLRDHGGVFPDTEEGLRQLPGIGPYTAAAIGAIAFDLRTMPVDGNIERVTSRLYAVEEPLPQAKPRIQELAATLLGESRAGDSAQALMDLGSSICTPKKPACALCPLNEDCAARARGDQETFPRKAPKKTGALRRGAAFIVTRGDELLVRTRPEKGLLGGMTEVPGSDWVSRQEDKAALSQAPVLKNVTRWHRKAGVVTHVFTHFPLELVVYTASVPARTRAPEGMRWVPVATLADEALPNVMRKAIAHGLGE, via the coding sequence ATGCACTCCATCGTCGCGACACAGAAGCCGGCCGCCGCCGACGGCGCCCCGCGCCCCGCGCTGCTGCTCGACTGGTACGACCGCCATCGCCGAAGCCTGCCGTGGCGGCCGCCGGCGGGCGAGCGGGCCGATCCTTACCGGGTCTGGCTCTCCGAGATCATGCTGCAGCAGACCGGCGTCAAAACGGTCGGGCCGTATTTCCTGAAATTTCTGGCGCGCTGGCCGGATGTCACAGCGCTCGGCCGCGCCTCGCAGGATGACGTGCTGCGGATGTGGGCCGGGCTCGGCTATTATTCGCGGGCGCGCAATCTGCATGCCTGCGCGGTCGCCGTGCTGCGCGACCATGGCGGGGTGTTTCCCGATACCGAGGAAGGCCTGCGCCAACTGCCGGGGATCGGCCCCTACACGGCGGCCGCCATCGGCGCGATCGCGTTCGATCTCAGGACCATGCCGGTCGACGGCAATATCGAGCGCGTGACGTCGCGGCTCTACGCAGTCGAGGAGCCGCTGCCGCAGGCCAAGCCGCGGATCCAGGAACTCGCCGCGACGCTGCTGGGCGAGTCTCGCGCCGGCGACAGTGCGCAGGCCTTGATGGACCTCGGCTCCTCGATCTGCACGCCGAAGAAGCCGGCCTGCGCGCTGTGTCCGCTGAACGAGGACTGCGCGGCGCGGGCACGCGGCGATCAGGAGACGTTTCCGCGCAAGGCGCCGAAAAAGACCGGCGCGCTGCGCCGCGGCGCGGCCTTCATCGTCACGCGCGGCGACGAACTGCTGGTTCGCACGCGCCCCGAAAAGGGCCTGCTTGGCGGCATGACTGAAGTGCCGGGTTCGGACTGGGTTTCGCGACAGGAAGACAAGGCGGCGCTAAGCCAGGCGCCCGTGCTGAAGAACGTAACGCGCTGGCACCGCAAGGCGGGCGTCGTCACCCACGTGTTCACGCATTTTCCGCTCGAACTCGTGGTCTATACGGCAAGCGTGCCTGCGCGCACGCGGGCGCCGGAGGGCATGCGCTGGGTGCCGGTGGCGACGCTGGCCGACGAGGCGCTGCCGAATGTGATGCGCAAGGCGATCGCGCACGGGCTCGGGGAATGA
- a CDS encoding MFS transporter, translating to MTQIIGAQHKAVRGIGAWVAGHRGTLVVVAATLVVAMGFGGLGLITVFMGPMEAELGWSRSDTSLAYAFSTAGMAIGGLWWGRLSDRVDVRLLLAMGAAGMVGSLLAMSALRSLPLFYLAHLVYGGLGFSVLYAPLVSTSGEWFPERRGLVMGIVTAGGAAGQGLLPFFASLAIKAFGWRWAFVEVGCAMLVALALTLPWLRWPQGFRPPAGIVADAPATSRAETTTVAMLAAAAFFCCMCMGVPVVHLAGFVSAVCGSVSAGATSMVVAMMSGAVGRVFFGSIADRIGALKAYAAASFVQTICVVAFPALQEGWSLMALSALFGLGFAGNMTCLSLCVRDAVPASRFGGAIGVVMMVAWAGMAAGGYAGGVLFDLSLSYTPSFVVAGAAGVLNLAVLAALQRLRGADRRSAEPDGYVAGNGLVR from the coding sequence ATGACGCAAATCATCGGTGCACAGCATAAAGCGGTGCGCGGGATCGGCGCATGGGTGGCCGGTCATCGTGGCACGCTGGTCGTCGTTGCCGCGACCCTTGTCGTCGCCATGGGATTCGGCGGGCTGGGATTGATCACGGTGTTCATGGGGCCGATGGAGGCCGAACTCGGTTGGTCACGGTCGGACACCAGCCTGGCCTATGCCTTCTCCACGGCGGGAATGGCGATCGGGGGCTTGTGGTGGGGACGGCTGTCCGATCGCGTGGACGTGCGGCTGCTGCTCGCGATGGGTGCCGCCGGCATGGTCGGATCGTTGCTGGCGATGTCCGCGCTGCGTTCGCTGCCGCTGTTTTACCTCGCTCACCTGGTCTACGGGGGGCTGGGCTTTTCCGTGCTGTACGCACCTCTGGTGTCGACGAGCGGGGAGTGGTTTCCGGAGCGGCGCGGGCTGGTGATGGGCATCGTCACCGCGGGCGGTGCCGCCGGGCAGGGCCTGTTGCCGTTCTTCGCCAGCCTCGCCATCAAGGCGTTCGGCTGGCGATGGGCGTTTGTCGAAGTCGGCTGCGCGATGCTGGTCGCGCTCGCGCTCACCTTGCCGTGGCTGCGATGGCCGCAGGGGTTTCGGCCGCCCGCAGGCATCGTCGCCGATGCGCCCGCCACGTCGCGGGCCGAAACCACCACGGTGGCGATGCTGGCGGCCGCCGCCTTCTTTTGCTGCATGTGCATGGGCGTGCCGGTGGTGCACCTGGCGGGCTTTGTCAGCGCGGTCTGCGGCTCGGTGAGCGCCGGCGCTACCAGCATGGTCGTCGCGATGATGTCGGGCGCGGTCGGCCGCGTCTTTTTCGGTTCGATTGCCGACCGGATCGGCGCTCTGAAGGCCTATGCTGCCGCATCGTTTGTGCAGACTATCTGCGTGGTGGCCTTTCCGGCGCTCCAGGAAGGATGGTCCCTGATGGCGCTTTCGGCTCTGTTCGGACTGGGTTTTGCCGGCAACATGACGTGCCTGTCGCTGTGCGTGCGCGACGCCGTCCCGGCCAGCCGGTTTGGCGGGGCGATCGGGGTGGTCATGATGGTCGCGTGGGCGGGAATGGCGGCCGGCGGTTATGCCGGTGGCGTGCTCTTCGACCTGTCGCTGAGCTACACGCCGTCGTTTGTGGTGGCAGGCGCGGCCGGTGTGCTGAACCTTGCGGTTCTGGCGGCCCTTCAGCGTTTGAGGGGCGCCGATCGCCGGTCGGCGGAACCCGATGGATACGTCGCAGGAAATGGCCTCGTGCGATAG
- a CDS encoding glutathione S-transferase family protein, with protein MFKLYYAPGTIALASLIALEEAGAAYTAERLDFKNSQQTTPEYLAINPKGRVPALVTDRGTLTETPAILGYIAQGFPQARLMPEEPFAAAQAQSFNSYLCSTVHINHAHKMRGYRWAVEESSFADMKRKVPETMAACFALIEREMLKGPWVMGEQYTICDPYLYAIELWLDGDGVDLKTLPKVAAHHQRMLERPAVQKVLAEVKR; from the coding sequence ATGTTCAAGCTTTATTACGCCCCCGGCACGATTGCGCTGGCTTCGCTGATTGCCCTGGAAGAGGCCGGCGCCGCTTACACGGCGGAGCGGCTCGATTTCAAGAACAGCCAGCAGACCACCCCGGAATATCTGGCGATCAATCCGAAGGGGCGGGTGCCGGCGCTGGTGACCGATCGCGGCACCCTGACCGAGACGCCGGCGATCCTCGGCTACATCGCGCAGGGTTTTCCTCAGGCCAGGCTGATGCCGGAAGAACCGTTTGCGGCGGCGCAGGCGCAGTCCTTCAACAGCTATCTCTGCTCCACGGTACACATCAATCATGCGCACAAGATGCGCGGCTATCGCTGGGCGGTCGAGGAGTCCTCGTTCGCCGACATGAAGCGCAAGGTGCCCGAAACGATGGCCGCTTGCTTTGCGCTGATCGAGCGCGAGATGCTGAAGGGGCCGTGGGTGATGGGCGAGCAATACACGATCTGCGATCCCTATCTCTACGCCATCGAGCTCTGGCTCGATGGCGACGGCGTCGATCTCAAGACGCTGCCCAAGGTGGCGGCGCACCACCAGCGGATGTTGGAGCGGCCCGCTGTGCAAAAGGTGCTGGCTGAAGTGAAGCGTTGA